A region of Syntrophobacterales bacterium DNA encodes the following proteins:
- the fusA gene encoding elongation factor G yields the protein MKNEEQRLRKIRNIGIAAHIDAGKTTVTERILFYTGKTHKIGEVHEGTATMDYLPQEQERGITITSAVTTFYWANHEIQLIDTPGHVDFTIEVERSLRVLDGVVAVFCGVGGVEPQSETVWHQADKYHVPRIAFVNKLDRLGSDFFAVMDMLVEKLGANPIPIQIPLGKEDGFYGVVDLITMKGIVWDEEDSGITYRDISIPAEYREIAGIYREKLFEKLSLIDDNFMELYLEGQEIGEALVHEVLRKGTVGLKCVPVLLGTALKNKGIQSLMDAVVRYLPSPLDVPPVQGVNQETGEIVYRFSKDNEDFTALAFKVVMQEGRKLVYVRVYSGIVKVGDDIFNVNLNKKEKISRIFRMHANHRERIEEARAGAIVGMIGLKDTSTGHTLTGINPVALEQIEIYKPVISVAVEPKRNIDQEKLLLTLQRIAEEDPTFIVRTDEEAYQTIISGMGELHLDVVARRIKEEFGVDLLVGKPQVVYKETIEREVTLEHTFEKVLPGIPGGTTGSGAQKGWVSLHVSPSRRGEGNMVTSRIPEDNPVFPHVIAVEEGIVEASHIGVLKGFPLVDVKVEIIDALFSSPEFARLTLKMAAYEGFRKACSEAKPVLLVPFMSLTVTVPNEFLGDIIGDLNARRCQISEVVSKDRITVVQAKAPLTKMFGYSTDVRSLSQGRASFTMYFSHYDKIDNG from the coding sequence ATGAAAAACGAAGAGCAGCGCTTAAGAAAAATACGCAACATAGGAATCGCGGCCCATATTGACGCCGGTAAGACTACTGTGACCGAGCGCATCCTTTTCTATACGGGAAAGACACATAAAATAGGAGAGGTGCACGAAGGCACAGCCACCATGGATTACCTGCCCCAGGAGCAGGAAAGAGGAATCACTATTACCTCTGCGGTAACGACATTTTATTGGGCTAATCATGAGATACAACTGATAGATACCCCTGGTCACGTCGATTTTACCATAGAGGTGGAGAGGTCACTTCGCGTGCTTGATGGCGTGGTCGCCGTTTTTTGCGGTGTCGGCGGTGTTGAGCCACAGTCGGAGACCGTGTGGCACCAGGCCGATAAATATCATGTTCCTAGGATCGCATTTGTAAACAAGCTTGACCGCCTGGGATCCGACTTTTTCGCCGTTATGGATATGTTGGTAGAGAAACTTGGGGCGAACCCGATTCCTATACAGATACCCTTGGGGAAGGAAGACGGCTTTTACGGAGTAGTCGATCTCATTACCATGAAAGGTATCGTATGGGATGAAGAAGATTCGGGTATAACCTACAGAGATATTTCGATACCAGCGGAATACAGAGAGATAGCGGGAATTTACAGGGAAAAGCTTTTTGAAAAACTTTCCCTTATTGACGACAATTTTATGGAGCTTTACCTAGAAGGGCAAGAGATCGGAGAAGCCCTTGTGCATGAGGTATTGAGGAAAGGTACGGTTGGGCTTAAATGCGTACCCGTTCTCCTGGGGACCGCGCTTAAAAACAAAGGCATACAGTCCCTTATGGATGCAGTGGTGCGGTATCTTCCTTCGCCCCTAGATGTGCCTCCCGTGCAGGGTGTAAACCAGGAAACCGGCGAAATTGTGTATCGTTTTTCAAAAGATAATGAGGATTTCACAGCTCTTGCATTCAAGGTGGTCATGCAGGAGGGGAGAAAACTCGTGTATGTCAGGGTTTATTCGGGTATTGTCAAGGTGGGAGACGATATCTTCAATGTGAACCTTAATAAAAAAGAGAAAATTTCCCGTATTTTCAGGATGCATGCCAATCACAGGGAGCGTATTGAGGAGGCAAGAGCAGGAGCGATTGTGGGGATGATAGGGCTCAAGGATACGTCCACCGGTCACACACTGACAGGGATCAACCCGGTCGCCCTGGAGCAGATCGAAATCTACAAACCCGTGATATCCGTTGCGGTGGAGCCCAAGAGGAACATTGATCAGGAGAAGCTACTTCTCACGCTCCAAAGAATTGCCGAAGAAGATCCCACGTTTATTGTCAGAACAGACGAAGAGGCCTACCAGACAATAATCTCCGGAATGGGTGAACTCCACCTTGACGTGGTTGCCAGAAGGATCAAAGAAGAGTTTGGTGTCGACCTCCTCGTCGGTAAACCCCAGGTGGTATATAAGGAGACGATAGAACGGGAGGTCACCTTAGAACATACGTTTGAAAAGGTCTTGCCTGGTATACCCGGCGGCACAACGGGTAGCGGGGCGCAGAAAGGGTGGGTGTCCCTGCATGTTTCTCCCAGCCGGCGCGGTGAAGGAAATATGGTCACCTCTAGGATACCGGAGGACAATCCAGTATTCCCTCACGTGATAGCAGTGGAGGAAGGTATAGTCGAGGCGTCCCATATAGGCGTGCTTAAGGGTTTCCCTCTAGTGGACGTGAAAGTGGAGATTATTGACGCCTTATTCAGTAGTCCTGAGTTTGCGAGGCTTACCCTCAAGATGGCCGCATATGAAGGGTTCCGTAAAGCCTGCTCTGAGGCGAAGCCTGTGCTTCTTGTTCCTTTTATGTCTCTCACTGTTACGGTGCCGAATGAGTTCCTTGGAGATATAATCGGAGACCTTAACGCGAGAAGGTGCCAGATTTCCGAGGTAGTGTCGAAAGATAGGATCACCGTGGTTCAGGCGAAGGCACCCCTCACGAAGATGTTCGGTTATTCCACGGACGTGAGATCTCTTTCCCAAGGTAGGGCTTCCTTTACCATGTATTTTTCCCACTACGATAAGATTGACAATGGATAG